Within Mucilaginibacter inviolabilis, the genomic segment TTGTATTCCCAAGCAACTTAAAACAATTATACAACTATAAAACCTGGCAAAAACTAGCTGACAAAACCAATTGTCATCCGGTATTTTCTTTAGCCGAATATATTGCTACGGGCACCGATCGTTCATCCAAATTAAACCTCGTGAGGATATTACCTGCCGATATTGATTCTGATGAGTTTGGCTCACTGCCTTTTGATAACTCATTGGTATTTGTGCTGGAAACTGAGGCATTACACGGCATGGCCGATCAGCGTAGTTTCTTCTTCAAACTGGAAGAACTTGGACTCGAGGTTCCGGTGATAGTGAAAAGAAGCTACTTGTTTGAAAGTCAAAAGTCAAAAGTCAAAAGTCAAAATGATTCCGCTACTGAAGACTTAAGACTTAGTACTCAGAACTTACAACTGTACGCTGCTACCGATCTGGGCGCCCTCCTAGTTGATGGCTTTGGCGATGGAATATGGATCGATGCGCCAGAGCTACCCGCCAATGTCATTACATCCACAGCCTTTGGTATTTTGCAGGCTACCCGTTCCAGGATCTCCAAAACGGAGTATATATCGTGCCCAAGCTGTGGCCGAACCTTGTTTGATTTAATGGTAACTACCCAGATGATCCGCAGCCGTACCAGTCATCTTAAAGGCCTTAAAATTGGCATCATGGGTTGTATTGTAAACGGCCCGGGCGAAATGGCCGATGCAGATTATGGGTATGTAGGTTCTGGTACCGATAAAGTGACACTTTATCGTGGTAAAGAAGCCGTAAAGAAAAACATCAGCTCGGTCAACGCGCTTGATGAACTCATTGGCATCATTAAAGAAGATGGCAATTGGGTTGAACAGGAACAAGCATAAAACAGAACAGGGCAGGCCTCGCGCCAACCCTTGTTCAAAGTATAATTAAAAAAGATCATTTATCTATTCAGATTGAACGCAAGTGCGATCAGCTTCTTGTTTTCGGAATTGCCCTTCCCTTCATTCAGCTTGTCAGACAACTGATTTAAAGCCAGCTTTGTTTTTTCGCGCTTCAAATTCAGTCTGGCGTTAATAGTTTCTTCATAAATCAGTTTCGATTCATCTGTATAAAACCTAATGATTTGCACTTTCGATTGATGAGGGTTGCTTTCTACTACCCAAAAGCCGTGTTCGGGTGTTTTTGTTTGAGCCTGGCTGCATACAGCGCTTATCAGGATCAATGCTGTTAACATAATTGTTTTCATAGCCCATTTTCATTTAGTAATCTAAATTAGCCGGGCCGTATATTATTAAAAAACAACGTTGTTATTCAGCCATCATTTGCATACCAACTGCATTTATTACCATTCAATCAACACTGGTCAAAAATAATTACTCGTACTAAATATTTTTTTGTTGTATATCGATGAAAATATGCAGTTTATCGCATTTAGATAAAAGATTTTACATCTTTCGGCCTATATCAGGTAAATTAGCTTTATGAACAACAGGCTCGACATCAGGCTGCAAAACATCAAGATACCAAGGGTTTACCAACACCTGTTGTTTTGGGGCGTGGGTTACTTACTGATTGCCAGCATGTATTCGGTGCAAACCAACTTTGAAATATCTTTAAGAAACAACCTGGTTTTTATGCCGGTTCAGATAGCTTATTATTATGCTATTGCCTATTGGGTAATTCCGCGTTATTTGTTTGTCAACCGGTATCTGATGTTCACACTTCTGCTGTTGCTATTGGTTGTTATTTCAACATTGGCTACGCGATCTGTGGGTTTGTTGTTTGTGCACCCTTACTTAATCCGGGTGATGCCGGTTACCTTTCATGCATACATTCAATACAGCCGTCTACCCTTTTTTACCAGACTGTTTGATATAGAAAGTCTCGTAAATGCATTTAAAGGCGTAAACCTTATTATTGGTTTTGTATTAGCTATAAAACTGTTTAAAATGTGGTACGAGCGCAAGCAGGCTTCATTAGAGGCTGAGTTAAGTGCTCTGAAGGCGCAGGTTCATCCCCATTTCTTATTCAATACTTTAAATAATCTGTATGCGTTGAGTCTGGATCAGTCGCCAAAATCGCCTCAGCTGATATTGGGGTTATCGGATATTTTACGGTATATGCTTTATGAATGCAACGCCGATGAAGTACCGCTTGAGCGGGAAATACTCATGATGCAGCAATATGTAAAGTTGGAAAAACTGCGTTATGAAGATCGCATCGATATTAATTTTACCGTTACCGGCGATCTGAAGAATAAACTAATAGCACCATTGCTCATACTCCCATTCATTGAAAATGCCTTTAAACACGGCACCAGCGAAAAAACCGGGCAAGTTTGGATAAACATCAATGCAAATGTTACCGGTAACCGTTTTAAACTAAAAGTGGCCAATAACAATCCCGAACACCGGATAGAAGAGGAAGAGAACACCCGTGGTCACATCGGTTTAAAAAATGTGATGAAAAGGCTCGACTTGCTTTATCCAGCTACCTCAAAATTAAAGATCATGAATGAGGATGACACTTTTCTGATTGTATTTGATATGCAACTCAATGTGGTTAAACACACCGAAAAACAATTGGTAAACGCATGAAAATCCGTACACTGATAGTTGATGATGAACCCCATGCCATTGAGGTGTTGGAAAAATACATATCCCAGTTTAACCAAATGGAACTGGTGGGTAAATGCGGGGATGCTATACAGGCTTTTCAGGTGTTGCAACAAAAACCAGTCGACCTGATGTTTCTGGATATCAAAATGCCGGGCATCAAAGGTACCGACTTGCTCCGGAGCCTCAAAAACCCACCAAGGGTAATTTTCACCACCGCTTACAGCGAATACGCGTTGGAAGGTTTTGAACTAAACGCGGTTGATTACCTACTGAAACCCATTTCGTTCGAGCGTTTTTTGCGTGCCGTTGATAAAATTTACCAGTTAGCAGAAAGTAAACCCCGGCCAGTGATCACGCATGAAGCCCCGGTAAGCGACCATGAAACATTTATCTATCTTAAGGTTGAACGCAAAACCGTTAAAGTAAATGTGAATGACATTTTATGGATTGAAAGCCTGCGCGATTATGTAAAAGTAGTGATCAAAGATCAGGTGTATATTACCCGGCAAAAGATTAGCATGCTGGAAGAAATGTTACCCGAAAATAAGTTTGTACGGATTCATCGGTCGTTCATTGTGGCGTTGGGTAAAATTGATTCTTTTTATTCCTATAGTATCGAAATAGCGGGTCATGAATTACCCATAGGTCGTAACTATAAACAGGATGTCCAAAAAAAGCTAAAAGCCGAGCGACTGCAGTTTGATTAGCATCAACGAATCATAATTTTGCCTTATATTTGACTTACCATCCCCATATGAGTAATAAAGTAACTGTTTTTGATATTCCCTCAACGCTTAAACGCCACATCACCTCTCCCAATATTGCCAAACCCGATTTTGGTATTGTTAGCAACAATTGGAACCAGGACGATTTTGCCGTATTAAGTAATGAAACCGGTTTGCAGCATGGCTTGCCCATTAAAACAGATTATTACTCAGTTATTTTATGCCTTAGTGGTAGTTGTAAAAAAACTATCGGTCATTTTGTTTTTGAGGTTTATCCAAACTCTATTCACCTGGTATCGCCTGCATATATTACTTCTTTTGAAGATGCTTCAGACGATCTGTTATTATACCAGGTGTTGTTTAAGAAGGAGTTTTTATCCCATAATTTTTTGAAAGAAAATATCCTGGATAACCTGCTGGAGGTAAATCCTGATTATCCGCCTATTTATGGCTTACCAAAAAAGGGAGTAACATCCCTAAAAGCTTTGTACGAAAAAATAAGTGATGAGTGCCGGGATCAGGGAGCATTCCATTTGCAGATCTTGCGCCTGCTGCTAACCGACCTGTTATACGAAATGAACCGCGCCTGCGAAAGTTGTTTATTGAATTCAACCCGCCATTTAAGTAAACAGTATCAGCTGGTATATAAATTCAAAAAGCTGGTGGAAGAAAAATTTCTGACTTTGAAAACCGTACAGGAATATGCTGATGAACTCTTTATATCGGCTAAGTATTTAACCGAAATAGTTAAAAACGAAACGGGGCAAAATGCACTGTATGTTATCCATAACCGATTATACCTGGAGGCCCAGTATCTGCTATCATCATCGGGGCTTAGCATTAAAGAAATTGCCGAGCGGCTTAACTTTGATAACAGTTCTCATTTCAGTCGTTTTTTTAAACGCTTTGCCGGTTATAACCCTTCGGAGTTTAAGCAGCTGCAATAAAAGCCGATCACTTTTTCTGCGTAAAACACCTCTCATGACAGTCATTTGACGGAGAAACATCTCTATCGGAAAAATTGGTTCTTAAAACCGATTTATTGAGATTGATACGCCTTGCTAACCGCAGTACCTTTGTTATGTCAATAAGAAATAAAGGTCATGAAAAAACAAAACTTAAACTTAATAAAAGGCAGGTTGCTACAGCTCTACTGGGAAACCTATCAAATTTTAACCGTCATTTACAGATAATATTTTATCGCTGTAAATTCTATCATATATCATACATTACGTATTGATTGAGGAAACATTCATCCTTAATCAATACAAGAAATCAACAGCCGCTTAAGGCTTCTCTATATATTGACACAGAAAAACAGGCAGACTCTTTGAAGTCTGCCTGTTTTGTTTTAAAGTATGGGTTTAATCTACCGGTGTAAATTCGGCAAACATATTTGCCGTTTCGCTTAAACTATTCAAACTTACATAATCGCAAACATCGGCATACTCGGCCCACATTTCATGAACGGCTTTATTTTGATGGGCCTTATTAATGGCTTCGGTGCTTAACCATTCAAAAACTTCAATAATGGTTCCATTGGCGCTTTCCATGATAATAGGTTCACGATCGGTCACTAAACCTTCTGCCCTAAGCCGGGGTACATGAGCTTTTGTAAGCCGCTTTAAAGCGGCTGCGTTGCCCGGTTTTGGTTTATAAGCTACAATAACTATTCGCCCCATAATTGTCATATTTTACAGCAATTTACAATTTTTAAAACCCACGTCATATTCAATGGTTAGCTTTATAAATATCAAAACATAAATCAACCTAACCATGGCAAAAAACGTTGCAGACCAACTGGTAGAAATGCTGGCGAACGCTGGTGTAAAAAGAATATATGCCGTTACCGGCGATAGCCTTAACGAAGTAAATGATGCCGTAAGACGAGCAGGCAATATACAATGGGTACATGTTCGTCATGAAGAAGTTGGCGCCTACGCAGCTGGTGCCGAAGCGCAACTGAATGGCCTTGCCTGTTGTGCGGGCAGCAGCGGCCCGGGCCATGTACATTTGATTAACGGATTGTATGATGCTCACAGATCCGGCGCGCCGGTTATCGCCATTGCTTCAACCATAGCCACATTTGAATTCGGTACAGATTATTTCCAGGAAACCAATACCATAAAACTATTTGATGATTGCAGTTATTACAATCAGGTAGCCGCCACTCCCCGCCAATTGCCACGTATGCTACAGGCCGGGATACAAAGTGCCTTGCATCAGAAAGGCGTAGCCGTAATTGGTCTACCCGGCGATATTACCAGCATGGATGCAGTGGAAATCAACACATCCACTCAAAACTTTAATTCTGCCCCTGTGACCAGACCTTCAGATGCCGATCTGCAAAAGTTATCTGCCCTGATCAATCAGCATCAGAAGATCACCATTTTTTGTGGCATAGGCGCAGCCGAAGCGCATGATGAAGTAGTAGCCCTGTCCCAAAAACTTCATGCTACCGTGGCTTACTCCTTCCGGGCTAAAATGGACATTCAGTATGATAACCCTAATGAAGTGGGCATGACCGGCCTTTTAGGTTTACCATCGGCTTATCATAGCATGCACGAAAGCGATCTGTTGATATTGTTAGGTACTGATTTCCCGTACACGCCGTTTATGCCTACCGATTGCAAAATTGTGCAGGTAGATATTAAACCAGAGCGTATCGGTCGCCGGGCTAAAGTTGATGTGGGTTTATGCGGAAATATCAAAGATACACTAACAGCTTTGCTCCCCTTGATCGGTCAAAAACAGGATGACAGCTTTTTAAGGGCCCAACTAAAAGTATATGCCGATGTAAAAAGCAAAATGCAAACCTACGTTGACGACAGCGGCGAACAGGAAAAGATACACCCCGAATTTGTAGCCAGTGTATTAGACAAATTAGCTGCCGACGATGCCATATTTACGGTGGATACTGGCATGTCATGCGTATGGGGTTCCCGCTACATTAATGCCACAGGTAAACGAAAAATGATAGGGTCTTTTAACCATGGCTCTATGGCTAATGCTATGCCCCAGGCTATTGGCGCAGCGCTGGCCCGTCCGGGTCAGCAGGTAATAGCGCTTTGCGGTGATGGTGGTCTGTCGATGCTACTGGGCGATCTGGCGACCATTGTTCAATACAAATTGCCGGTTAAGGTCATCGTTTTTAACAATCGTTCCCTGGGCATGGTTAAGTTGGAAATGGAGGTTGCCGGGCTGCCCGATTGGCAAACCGACATGTATAATCCAGATTTCGCTTTAGTAGCTCAGGCTATGGGGATCAAGGGGATCAATGTCAAATACCCGCAGGATATTCAAGAGGCAATTACTGAAGCATTGGCTTTTGATGGCCCGGCATTGGTCAATGTATTTACCGACCCTAATGCGCTGGCTATGCCACCCAAAATTGAGTTTGAACAGGTAAAAGGCATGGCTGTATCGATGACCAAACTCATACTCAATGGTCATATGGACGAGGTACTGGATACCGTAAAATCAAACTACAAACATTTGAAGGATTTGTTGTAGGCTTCACTAAAGACTTACGAAGTTTTAAAAACTTCGTAAGTCTGAAAAAATACGCGATGTCATAATAAGAAAGGCCCGGTTAACCGGGCCTTTCTTATTATTTCTTCCAAACGTTATTGTCTGGATTATAATCTGGTAGTACCTTATCAGGGTCATAAGTAACCGATTCAATTTCTTCGGTTGATGGATACTTGAATGTAAATGAAGCAAAACGCTCCCAAATTTCAACCGGCAGCTTAACACGCTCGGCTTTACCACTTTTGGTTTTTATCTCCAGAATAACGGGCATTGTCATTTTACCCAGGTTATCCAGGGTGATCAATGCACCTTTTGAAGCATCGCCATCTACATATTTAACATCACTAACTGCAACATCCAGGCGCCAGTTGTTCAGGAACCAACCTCTCCAAAACCATTGCAGACTTTCGCCTGATGCATTCTCAATAGTACGGAAAAAATCATCAGGTGTTGGGTGTTTAAATGCCCATCTATTAATGTAGGTTTTAAAAGCAAAATCAAAACGCTCGGGACCTAATATCTGCTCACGCAATAAAACAAGACCCGCGCTTGGTTTTGCATACAGCAATGTACCTGTGTTTCTTTCTTTCAGGTTAGCTGGCTGGCTCATTATTGGCTCCAACTCTGGTTTGGTGAAAAAGTCGCCGGTACGGTGCATATCCATGGTACGGGTGCTTTTGTACTCACCGTTGTTAAAATTGGCAGTTGAAAGTGTATTGATAAAAGTATTAAAACCTTCGTCCATCCAGCCGTACATACGCTCATTTGAACCTACGATCATCGGGAACCAGGTGTGGCCGAATTCATGATCATTTACCCCCCAAAGTCCATTTTTCTTTGCAGTATATCCACAAAAAACAATACCAGGGTACTCCATACCACCCACTATACCCGCAACAGCGGTAGCCGCTGGATAAGGAAACTCAAACCATTTGGCAGAATTATATTCAATTGATTTTTTAACATACTCAGTAGAGCGGCCCCAGGCGTCATTGCCATCACTTTCAACCGGGTAAGCCGAAATAGCTATTGATTTTTTACCGCTTGGCAAATCCATTTTAGCAGCATCAACAATAAATGCAGCTGACGAAGCCCATGAAGCATCACGCGCATTTTTTATTTTGAAATGCCAGGTCAATTCTGTTTTTCCGCTCGGGCGCGATTTAGGGTCTTTAACCTCATCAGCAGTACGGATCATTACCGTTTTTTCGCTTTGCGCGGCTTCCGCCCAGCGTTTTTGCTGTTCCGGGGTGTAAACTTCCTGCGGGTTTTGCAGTTCGCCAGACGCTAATACAATATGATTTGCCGGAGCAGTAATACTCAGATCAAAATCGCCATATTCCAGGTAAAATTCACCCGGGCCTGTGTATGGCAGGGTATTCCACCCCATTACATCATCATATACGCACATACGTGGGTACCACTGAGCGATAGTATAAATTCTGCCATTCTTGGTATTAAGGTACCCCATACGATCAGATCCGTAATTTGGAGGAACAAATGAGTACTCGATTTTAAGTTTAACCTGCCCGCCATTGGCTGTTACCTCTTTAGGTAAAAAAACCTGCATACGGGTATCGCTGATCAGAAATTTAGCTTCTTCAAATTCACCTTTACCAACAGCATATTTTACTGATTTGATTTTGAAACCGGCATCAAATGCTTCACCACGGCCCCAGTTACGACTGCCTGTTGGCGGTACAATAGCAGTCCCGCGTGAATCTAATTTAAACAAGTTTTGGTCAAGCTGCATCCATAAGAAACCAAGGTTTTGGGGGCTATTATTGGTATAAGTTAAAACCTCAGAACCGGTGATCTCATTAGTTTGATCGTTTAATTTTGCAGCTAGTTGATAATCAGCCCGGTTTTGCCAGTATTTAGGTCCTGGTTCACCGCTTGCGGCACGGTATTCTGTACCATTTTTGGTATAAAAACCAGGTCCGAAAGTTTCATGGTAATTGTAATCGGAAGCAGGCGCATTAGTTGAAGCGGCCTGCTGAGCATCACTTACATTAACCGCCAACATAAAGGCCATGCTGAAACCGGCCATCAGTTTTAAATTCATTTCAATATTTTTTGTATGTATACAGCAAGTATACTACAAAAAAACGTTTTTGAACGTTCGGGTAAAACGATTGTTACCAGAATATTAATTACCGATTTAATAAAGACAAAGCCTATAAATCAGGTAGATATACGAGATTTATAGGCCTTAAATTGAATAATATGAAAATATTTGAGCCCTATTTGTTTAAAAAATGGGATTGGTAAACCTTTTCATCAAAACCAAAAAACAAAAAGTCGCCATCTTCAATAACCGGCCTTTTGATCATGCTGGTTTTTTGTTGTAACAGGGTAAGTGCATCGGCACTAGTTTTTACGCTTTCTTTTACCTGCGGATCAAGCTGCTTCCAGGTAAGGCCCTGCTTGTTTAAGAATTTCTCATAGCCAGCTTTGCTGTCCCACTCCTGCAATTTCTCGGTGCTTACACCCAGCTTTTTGAAATCCTGAAAATTATAATCTACCTTATTCTCTTTTAACCAGTCAAGCGCTTTCTTAACTGTGTTGCAATTGGTTATTCCGTAAACTTTCATGAGGCTAATTTATCCTTTTTGTGCCAAAAGTATGTCAGGTGTTTTTAATCTAATACACCATCTTACTGACTGGCCCCGCTACTTTTGCTACCGTTTTTGGTATCATCGTTATTGATACTGCGCTGGTTCTTTTTAATATCGCTGCTCAACTTACCAAATTTATAATTAACCCTGATAGCAAAGTGGCGGTATGGGTTTTCCCTGCTGATGGTTTGAGAAAAATCGGGTGTGTTGGTAGTATTGGTAAATGCCCTGTATTTACTATAAGGGTTATTAGCTACAAGGGTTACTGTGAATTTTTTCTTAAACAAATCCTTGGCAACGCTATAAGAGTTATAGATAAAGTTGCTTGATTTACCTTGCAGGGTTACATCACCACTAAAGAAACCGGCATTATAACCAAACCTGTAAGTATCGCCCAGTTTATAGGTAAAACTGGCAAATGCATTACCAATGTATCCTCCGTTTTTAAAGAACTGGTCGTTGTAAACACCTTTTAACCACACATGTGAAATTTGCCCGTTTAAACTAACAGTAAGAGGCTTGATGATAGAAAAATTGGTATTGACATTAAAACCCAGCGTACGGTTACTGCCCAGGTTTTGATAAGTAGTGTAGGTTACCGTATCGCGCAAACTGCTTATAGTTTGGATAGAGTTATTGGAGAACGCGTAACTTAAACCCACCGTAACAGATGCCTTTTTAAAATTACTATAAGTAAGATCAAAAGTATTATTTAATTCGGGGCGCAGATCCGGGTTACCGGTACTGATGAATTTAGGATTTGAATTATCAACGAAGGGGTTAAGCTGGTATATACCGGGACGTTGTATACGCTGCGTAAAACCGAAATTAATACTGCTGCTGTTAAGGCTGCGTTGTATGGATATAGATGGTATCAGGTTGTTATAGCCCTTATCAAGCGGCGTGCCTACAAAATCAGCCGTAACTTGGGTATGTTCA encodes:
- a CDS encoding M1 family metallopeptidase, whose amino-acid sequence is MNLKLMAGFSMAFMLAVNVSDAQQAASTNAPASDYNYHETFGPGFYTKNGTEYRAASGEPGPKYWQNRADYQLAAKLNDQTNEITGSEVLTYTNNSPQNLGFLWMQLDQNLFKLDSRGTAIVPPTGSRNWGRGEAFDAGFKIKSVKYAVGKGEFEEAKFLISDTRMQVFLPKEVTANGGQVKLKIEYSFVPPNYGSDRMGYLNTKNGRIYTIAQWYPRMCVYDDVMGWNTLPYTGPGEFYLEYGDFDLSITAPANHIVLASGELQNPQEVYTPEQQKRWAEAAQSEKTVMIRTADEVKDPKSRPSGKTELTWHFKIKNARDASWASSAAFIVDAAKMDLPSGKKSIAISAYPVESDGNDAWGRSTEYVKKSIEYNSAKWFEFPYPAATAVAGIVGGMEYPGIVFCGYTAKKNGLWGVNDHEFGHTWFPMIVGSNERMYGWMDEGFNTFINTLSTANFNNGEYKSTRTMDMHRTGDFFTKPELEPIMSQPANLKERNTGTLLYAKPSAGLVLLREQILGPERFDFAFKTYINRWAFKHPTPDDFFRTIENASGESLQWFWRGWFLNNWRLDVAVSDVKYVDGDASKGALITLDNLGKMTMPVILEIKTKSGKAERVKLPVEIWERFASFTFKYPSTEEIESVTYDPDKVLPDYNPDNNVWKK
- a CDS encoding thiamine pyrophosphate-dependent enzyme; its protein translation is MAKNVADQLVEMLANAGVKRIYAVTGDSLNEVNDAVRRAGNIQWVHVRHEEVGAYAAGAEAQLNGLACCAGSSGPGHVHLINGLYDAHRSGAPVIAIASTIATFEFGTDYFQETNTIKLFDDCSYYNQVAATPRQLPRMLQAGIQSALHQKGVAVIGLPGDITSMDAVEINTSTQNFNSAPVTRPSDADLQKLSALINQHQKITIFCGIGAAEAHDEVVALSQKLHATVAYSFRAKMDIQYDNPNEVGMTGLLGLPSAYHSMHESDLLILLGTDFPYTPFMPTDCKIVQVDIKPERIGRRAKVDVGLCGNIKDTLTALLPLIGQKQDDSFLRAQLKVYADVKSKMQTYVDDSGEQEKIHPEFVASVLDKLAADDAIFTVDTGMSCVWGSRYINATGKRKMIGSFNHGSMANAMPQAIGAALARPGQQVIALCGDGGLSMLLGDLATIVQYKLPVKVIVFNNRSLGMVKLEMEVAGLPDWQTDMYNPDFALVAQAMGIKGINVKYPQDIQEAITEALAFDGPALVNVFTDPNALAMPPKIEFEQVKGMAVSMTKLILNGHMDEVLDTVKSNYKHLKDLL
- a CDS encoding LytR/AlgR family response regulator transcription factor, producing MKIRTLIVDDEPHAIEVLEKYISQFNQMELVGKCGDAIQAFQVLQQKPVDLMFLDIKMPGIKGTDLLRSLKNPPRVIFTTAYSEYALEGFELNAVDYLLKPISFERFLRAVDKIYQLAESKPRPVITHEAPVSDHETFIYLKVERKTVKVNVNDILWIESLRDYVKVVIKDQVYITRQKISMLEEMLPENKFVRIHRSFIVALGKIDSFYSYSIEIAGHELPIGRNYKQDVQKKLKAERLQFD
- a CDS encoding helix-turn-helix domain-containing protein, whose amino-acid sequence is MSNKVTVFDIPSTLKRHITSPNIAKPDFGIVSNNWNQDDFAVLSNETGLQHGLPIKTDYYSVILCLSGSCKKTIGHFVFEVYPNSIHLVSPAYITSFEDASDDLLLYQVLFKKEFLSHNFLKENILDNLLEVNPDYPPIYGLPKKGVTSLKALYEKISDECRDQGAFHLQILRLLLTDLLYEMNRACESCLLNSTRHLSKQYQLVYKFKKLVEEKFLTLKTVQEYADELFISAKYLTEIVKNETGQNALYVIHNRLYLEAQYLLSSSGLSIKEIAERLNFDNSSHFSRFFKRFAGYNPSEFKQLQ
- a CDS encoding Spx/MgsR family RNA polymerase-binding regulatory protein, which codes for MKVYGITNCNTVKKALDWLKENKVDYNFQDFKKLGVSTEKLQEWDSKAGYEKFLNKQGLTWKQLDPQVKESVKTSADALTLLQQKTSMIKRPVIEDGDFLFFGFDEKVYQSHFLNK
- a CDS encoding sensor histidine kinase; this translates as MNNRLDIRLQNIKIPRVYQHLLFWGVGYLLIASMYSVQTNFEISLRNNLVFMPVQIAYYYAIAYWVIPRYLFVNRYLMFTLLLLLLVVISTLATRSVGLLFVHPYLIRVMPVTFHAYIQYSRLPFFTRLFDIESLVNAFKGVNLIIGFVLAIKLFKMWYERKQASLEAELSALKAQVHPHFLFNTLNNLYALSLDQSPKSPQLILGLSDILRYMLYECNADEVPLEREILMMQQYVKLEKLRYEDRIDINFTVTGDLKNKLIAPLLILPFIENAFKHGTSEKTGQVWININANVTGNRFKLKVANNNPEHRIEEEENTRGHIGLKNVMKRLDLLYPATSKLKIMNEDDTFLIVFDMQLNVVKHTEKQLVNA